A stretch of Castanea sativa cultivar Marrone di Chiusa Pesio chromosome 2, ASM4071231v1 DNA encodes these proteins:
- the LOC142624328 gene encoding uncharacterized protein LOC142624328, giving the protein MEKARSWFSKFKSKDKSKPSKSNETTGNGKEVLKVPTSEEVPSNVTKQKVAAAKQYIENHYKKQMKSLQERKERRHVLEKKLADAEVSEEEQNNLLKFLEKKETEYMRLQRHKMGADDFEPLTMIGKGAFGEVRICREKATSHVYAMKKLKKSEMLRRGQVEHVKAERNLLAEVDSNCIVKLYCSFQDEEYLYLIMEYLPGGDMMTLLMRKDTLTEDEARFYVGETVLAIESIHKHNYIHRDIKPDNLLLDRHGHMKLSDFGLCKPLDCSNLQEKDFSLGNNLSGALQSDGRPVAPKRTQQEQLQHWQRNRRMLAYSTVGTPDYIAPEVLLKKGYGMECDWWSLGAIMYEMLVGYPPFYSDEPMSTCRKIVNWRTHLKFPEEAKLSPEAKDLISRLLCNVDQRLGTKGADELKAHPWFKGIEWDKLYQMKAAFIPEVNDELDTQNFEKFEEADNQIQTSSKAGPWRKMLSSKDINFVGYTYKNFEIVNDHQLPGIAELKKKSTKTKRPSIKSLFDDESAKAAGQPVQGSFMNLLPPKVEVPEKQRQS; this is encoded by the exons ATGGAGAAGGCTAGGAGTTGGTTCAGTAAGTTCAAGTCAAAAGACAAGTCAAAGCCTTCGAAGAGCAATGAAACCACAGGGAATGGGAAGGAGGTGTTGAAAGTGCCGACGAGTGAGGAAGTGCCTTCGAATGTGACTAAGCAAAAGGTTGCTGCGGCGAAGCAGTATATCGAAAACCACTACAAGAAGCAGATGAAGAGCCTGCAGGAGAGGAAGGAGCG ACGCCATGTACTTGAAAAGAAGTTGGCTGATGCTGAGGTCTCTGAGGAAGAGCAGAACAACTTGCTAAAGTTTTTGGAGAAAAAGGAAACAGAATATATGCGACTTCAAAGGCACAAGATGGGTGCTGATGATTTTGAGCCATTAACAATGATAGGGAAAGGCGCATTTGGAGAG GTTAGAATCTGCAGGGAAAAGGCAACTAGTCATGTATACGCTATGAAGAAGCTTAAGAAATCAGAGATGCTTCGCAGGGGCCAG GTTGAACATGTGAAAGCTGAGAGGAATCTACTTGCAGAGGTTGATAGCAATTGCATCGTCAAGCTCTACTGTTCCTTCCAAGATGAGGAGTATTTATATCTCATTATGGAATATCTACCTGGTGGAGATATGATGACTTTATTGATGCGCAAAGATACACTGACAGAAGATGAAGCCAGGTTTTATGTTGGGGAAACGGTCCTAGCTATTGAGTCCATCCATAAACATAATTATATTCATAG AGATATCAAGCCAGATAACTTGCTACTCGATAGACATGGTCACATGAAATTATCAGATTTTGGATTATGTAAACCACTAGACTGCAGTAATCTCCAAGAAAAGGATTTTTCTCTTGGAAACAACCTTAGCGGGGCTCTTCAGAGTGATGGACGTCCTGTGGCACCAAAACGCACACAACAGGAGCAACTTCAGCATTGGCAGAGGAACAGGCGAATGCTC GCTTATTCTACTGTTGGAACACCTGATTATATTGCCCCAGAAGTTTTGCTGAAGAAAGGATATGGGATGGAATGTGATTG GTGGTCTCTTGGTGCTATCATGTATGAAATGCTCGTGGGATATCCACCTTTTTATTCAGATGAACCTATGTCAACTTGTAGGAAG ATAGTTAATTGGAGAACTCATCTGAAATTTCCAGAAGAAGCAAAACTATCTCCAGAAGCAAAGGATCTGATAAGTAGACTGTTATGTAATGTTGACCAGAGGCTTGGAACAAAAGGCGCAGATGAACTAAAG GCTCATCCATGGTTCAAAGGCATTGAATGGGACAAATTGTATCAAATGAAAGCAGCATTTATTCCTGAGGTCAATGATGAATTGGATACTCAAAACTTTGAGAAATTTGAAGAG GCTGACAACCAAATCCAAACTTCTTCAAAAGCAGGTCCATGGAGAAAG ATGCTGTCATCTAAGGATATCAACTTTGTTGGTTACACATACAAGAACTTTGAAATTGTAAATGACCATCAATTACCTGGGATTG CTGAATTAAAGAAGAAGAGCACAAAAACAAAGAGGCCATCCATCAAGTCcctttttg ATGATGAGTCAGCCAAGGCTGCCGGTCAGCCTGTTCAGGGGAGCTTTATGAACCTCTTGCCTCCCAAAGTAGAAGTTCCTGAGAAACAGAGACAGTCCTAA